Below is a window of Diaminobutyricibacter sp. McL0608 DNA.
GCTCGTGCGCAGTCTGCCGTGGGACCGGCCGGCCGATGCCGCCCACCCGGGGAGCGCGCACGCTGCGGGGCGGATTCGTCATCCGGTCACCTGCTTTCTGGCGGACGTGAACTGTCTCAAGGCGGTCGCCTCCCAACCGGAAGACTAAAGGCACCGGCACCGCATCTCGTGGAGACCCGGCGGGCAGTTGCAATTTCACAGCGCGGCAGCCGCCGACGCGGCTCTGCGGCCGCGGTCAGTCGTCCGTCTCGTCGCCCAGCAAGTCGTTCACGGCCTGCTGGAAATGGCGGCCACGCTCCGCGTAGTCGGTGAACTGGTCCATGGATGCCGCAGCGGGCGCGAGCAGCACCGTGTCTCCCGGCTGGGCCGCCTCCGCCGCGAACCGTACCGCCTCGCGCATCACATCGGCGGGAGCATCCGCATCGACCTCGAACACCGGAAGGTCCGGGGCGTGACGCCGCAGCGCATCCCGGAGCCGTTCGCGCTCCACCCCGATCAGGACGGCGGCGCGCAGGTGATCCGCATGGCCTTTCACCAGCTCTTCGACTTCGACTCCCTTGAGAAGTCCGCCGGCGACCCAGACCACCGACCGGAACGCGCGCAGCGACGCGTCAGCGGCATGCGGGTTGGTCGCCTTGGAGTCGTCGACCCAGCTGATGCCGCCCTCGATGCGGATGAGCTCGATCCGGTGCGCGTCCAGCCGGAAAGCGGTGAGCACTTCACGGATGACCGCCGCCTCGACGCCGTACGACCGTGCCAGCGCGCTGGCGGCCAGGATGTTCGCGACCACATGCGGAGCGGCGAGTCCGGCTTCGCGGAGATCGTCGAGCGTTGTCAGCTCGATCGCACTGGTGAACCGGTCCTCGAGGAAGGCGCGATCGCAGAGGATGCCGTCGACGACACCGAACCCGCTCGGACCGGGAACATCGAGGCCGAAGCTGATGGCGCGGGCACCCTCGATCACCTCGGCGTCCTGCACCATCAACTCAGTGGCCGAATCGGCGCGGTTGTACACGCACGCCACCTGAGTGTTGTCGTACACCTTCGCTTTGGCCGCGCGGTACGCGTCGAAGGAGCCGTGCCAGTCGAGGTGGTCGTCGGCGATGTTCAGGCAGGCGCTCGAGAACGGCGAGAGCTCGCCACCCGGGTTGCGGTTGATCCAGTGCAGCTGGTAGCTGGAGAGCTCCACCACGAGCACGTCGAAGCCCTGCGGGTCGCGGATGGCGTCGAGCACCGGGATCCCGATGTTCCCGCACGGCGCCGCACGATAGCCGGCGGCTGCAAGCATCGTCGCAGTGAGCTGAACGGTGGTGGTCTTGCCGTTGGTGCCGGTGACCGTGATCCAGTCGGCGGGCTCCCCCACCTTGTCACGCAGACGCCACGCGAGTTCGACGTCGCCCCAGAGCGGGATGGCGCGCAGTTCCGCCCAGCGGAGCAGAGGGTGGTCGTAGTGAAAGCCGGGCGAGACGACAATCAACTCGGGGTCGAAGTCGAGCAGCCGCTGTGGCGGGTCGGCGAGGTCGGGATCTTCGACGAGCTCGGCGCCGATGACGCTCAGCAGCATCGCGCGCTCCTCGTCGGCCCTGGCCGCGACCACCAGCACACTCGCGCCCAGTTCGGTCAGCGTGTCAGCGACCGAGAACCCCGTTATCCCGATCCCGAGCACGGCGACCCGCAAGCCCGACCAGTCCGATCGCCAGCTGGTGAGCCCGGCGAGCCGATCTGCGGGGGTCTCCGAAGGTCCGGCAGAGGATGAGTCGCTCATCGCGCAAGCCACTCGAGGTAGAACGAACCGACGCCGGCCGCGACCAGCAGGCCGCCGATGATCCAGAACCGTACGACGACGGTGATCTCCGCCCACCCCTTCAATTCGAAGTGATGGTGGATGGGACTCATCAGGAAGATGCGTTTACCGTGCGTCAGCTTGAAGTAGAGGCGCTGCACGATCACCGACCCGGCCTCGATCACGAAGATGCCGCCGATCAGGAGAAGCAGAAGTTCGGTGTGGCTGAGGATCGCGAGCGCGGCGACCGCGCCACCGAGAGCGAGCGAGCCGGTGTCGCCGAGGAAGATCTGCGCAGGAGACGTGTTCCACCACAGGAAGCCGACGATGGCGCCGACGATCGCCGTCGCGACGATGGCCAGGTCGAACGGGTCGCGCACGTCGTAGCACTTGTAGATGTTCGCCGGGTCGATCTTGCTGGTGAAGCACGACTGGATCGACTGCCAGAAGCCGATGATGATGTACGAACCGAGCGCCAGGATCGAAGCGCCCGCCGCCAGTCCGTCGAGCCCGTCGGTGACGTTCACGCCGTTGGACGTCGCGGTGACGATGAAGTTGATCCACAGCAGGTACAGGCCGTAGGCCAGAATCACGCCGATCACGCCGAACCGGGTGAGCGACATGAAGTCGATCGGGGTGTCACGGATGAGCGACACGCTCGTCGATGCCGGCGTCACCCCGTTCTGCGGGAAGTTGATCGCGAGGATGGCGAAGATCGTGGCGACGACGACCTGCCCCGCCACCTTCGCCCATCCGCCCAGCCCGAGACTGCGCTGATTGCGGGTCTTGAGGAAGTCGTCGATGAACCCGACGATCCCGAGTCCCACCATCATGAACAGGACGAGGAGCGCCGAGACGGACGTCGGATCGCCGGTGATGAGAAGTGCGGTGAAATACCCGAACAACGTGGCCAGGATGATGATGATGCCGCCCATGGTGGCGGTTCCGCGCTTCGCGTGGTGGCTCTTCGGACCGTCGTCACGGATGAACTGCCCCCACTGCAACCGCCGGAAGAGGCGGATGAAGAGCGGGGTGAGAAAAAGGGTGAAAGCCATCGACAGGGCACCGGACGTCAGGAGAGCTCTCACGAGAACAATTCTCCCAGTCGATCGCCCAGAAACCGGAGGCCGGCCGAGTTCGAGGACTTCACGAGCACCGTGTCGCCCGTTTTCAGGGCGGTAGCGAGGTGCTCGTACGCCTCATCCGGCGTGTCGAAGTAGAGGGACTCGCCGTCCCATGACCCCTCGTTGATCGTCGAGATGTGCATCCGCCGGGCGGCCGGCCCGACGATCACGAGCTGGCCGATGTTCAGGCGGACCGCGAGGAGACCGATGCGGTCGTGCTCCTCGCCGGAGAACTCGCCCAGCTCGCTCATCTCGCCGAGGACTGCGACGGTGCGCTCGCCGGGGCCGGAGATCTGGGCGAGCGTCTTCAGGGCTGCAGCCATCGAGTCCGGGCTCGCGTTGTATGCGTCGTTGATGATCGTCACCCCGCGCGCGCCGCCCATCACCTCCATTCGCCACCGCTCGGCCCGCTGGACCGATTGGAGGGCCGAGACGATGTCGTCGATGCCGACGCCGAGCGTATGCGCTGAGGCTGCTGCGGCCAGCGCGTTCATGACATGGTGTTCGCCGAGCACGCGGAACCTGACGGGGCGCTCGACGGTCGCGGACGCACCCGTCGCACCGGGCTCGGCCGGAAGCACGAGGACGAACGAGGTCCCCTGCGAGCTCGAGACCACATCCGTCGCTCGGACGTCGGCGCGGGCGTCCAGCCCGAACCACAGCACCCGGGCCGACGTCTTGTCCGCCATGGATGCGACCCTCGGGTCGTCGAGGTTGAGGATCGCGACGTCGGTCGGGAGAAGGTCGGTGACCATTTCGGTCTTCGCAGTGAGCGTCGCCTCGATTCCACCGAACTCGCCGGCGTGGGCCAGACCGACTTTGAGCACGACCCCGATGTCGGGGCGCGCCATGCGCACCAGGCGCGTGATCTCGCCGATGCCGCTCGCGCCCATCTCGGCGACCAGGAACTCGGTCTCGTCCGTGACCTCGAGCATCGTGATGGGAGCACCCACCTCGTTGTTGAACGACGCGCGCGGCGCGATGGTCGGCCCGACAGGCTCCAGGATCGCCCGCAGCAGGTTCTTGGTCGTGGTCTTGCCGTTCGAGCCGGTGATGCCGACGATCCTCAGAAGGCCCCCGGCGCGCACGCGCGCGATGACCTCGGTCGCCAGGGCGCCGAGCGCGACGACCGTGTCCTCGACCACGAGCTGCGGAACGGGAAGATCGAGTTCGTGGTCGACGACGATCAGCGCTGCGCCGTTCTCGACGGCCTGTGGCGCGAAGAGGTGGCCATCGGTGAACTCACCGGGCTTCGCGAAGAAGATGGAGCCAGGAGTCACATCCCGGGAATCCGTGTGCGAGAGTCCTGAGACGGTCGTCGCGGGGGTCGAATCGGTCGGGCCGAAGACGAGCCTGCCCGCCGTCGCCCGGGCGATCTCTTCCAGGGTGAGGTCGATCATCTACAGCCACCCCGCCTCACGGAGGGCCAGCTTTGCGTCCTCACGCGCGGAATACGGGATCCTCTCGCCCGCGACCTCCTGGTAGTCCTCGTGTCCCGGCCCCGCATAGAGCACCACGTCGCCCTCGCCTGCCAGTGAGAGCGCCTTGCGGAACGCGGCGCGCGGGTCGGGAACTTCGTAGAGTTCGAGATCGGGAACCGCGTGACGGGCGCCCTCGAGGAGGGCGGCACGGATGGTCGCCGGATCTTCGTAACGCGGGTGGAAATCGGTGATGACCACGGCATCCGAGCCACGCGCAGCGATCGCGCCCATATCGGTGCGCTTGGTCGTGTCGCGGTCGCCGTCGGCACCGAACACCATCACGATCCGGCCGTCGGTGACCTTGCGGAGGGCGCCGAGCGTCGAGAGGAAGGCATCAGGGCTGTGGCCGTAGTCGATGAACACGACCGGTCCGGCATCGCCCGAGATACGCTCAGCGCGCCCGGGGATGAACGCGTCGATCCCGCCGTCGCGGTCGAGTGCCTGGGCGATGGCGCCGAGATCGTAGCCGGATTCGACGAGCATGACGATGGCGAGGGCGGCATTTGCCGCCATGTACCAGCCGAGGAGCGGCACACGGGTCTGCAGGTGGCGGCCGTCCGGCCCTTCGAGCACGAACTCGGTGTGGTCGACGCTCTCGTCGACCACGGTCATGGTCCACTCCGCGTCGCCTCCGGCGGAGCTCGACAGGGTGGTGACCGGGATGCGCGACCGCTCGACGAGGGTGCGCCCCCAATCGGAGTCCACCGTCACGACGCCCCGGCGTGCACGATCGGGCTGGAAGAGTTCGAGTTTCGCGGCGAAGTAGTCGTCCATCGCCGTGTAGTCGTCCAGGTGGTCGTGGCTCAGGTTCGTGAAGCCGACCACGTCGAAGACGATGCCGTCGACACGGTGACGGGTGAGCGCCTGGGCGGAGACCTCGACCGCGACCGCGCGCACCGCTTCTTCGCGCATCCGGGCGAGCAGGGCGTGGAGCTCGCTCGCCTCCGGGGTGGTGAGCTTGCTCGAGATCGCCGTGGTGCCGATGCGGCGCTCGGCCGTCGAGCTCAGCCCCGAGACGACGCCGAGCTGACCGAGGATGGCGTTCAGCAGATAGACGACGCTCGTCTTGCCGTTCGTGCCGGTGACACCGAACAGGGTCGCGGTGTTCTCGTCTGTGCGATAGATCCACGCGGCGACCGCGCCCAGCGCAGCGCGCGCATCCTGCGTGACGATGATCGGCAGCCCCGAGTCGGCGGCGATGGCCGCCCCCTCCTCGTCGGTGAGCACGGCGACGGCGCCGGCCTCCGCGGCTGCCGCGGCGAAACGGGCACCGTGCGCGTTCTTTCCCGGCACGCCGACGTACAGGTCGCCGGGCTCGACGGACGCCGAGCTGAGGGCCACGCCGGTCACCTCGACAGCGTCGAGATCACCGCGGCATTCGAGCCCGAATTCCGCCACGAGTTGTGCGAGCGGTCGGGCGACGGGATGCTCCGGGCGCAGTGTTGAGGGCGCCGATCCTGTCACGGGGCTCACTTTCAGTAGTACGGGTCGTAGTTCGCGGGAGCTGTCGTCGACGGCTTGACCCGGAACGTCTTCAGCACCTGGCTCATGATCGTTTTGAACAGTGGCGCCGCTGCTGCCGACGAAGTAATCGTAGTCGGGTACCCGATGTTGACCGAAACGACATATTGCGGATCGTCGACCGGAGCGACGCCCATAACAGAGACGTAGTAGCTCGGCAAGTAGCCGCCTCGTCCGTCCGGCTGCTGTGCCGTACCGGTCTTCGCAGCGACCCGGTAGCCGGGGATGTTGAGCTGCTTGGAGAGCTCACCCTGCTGCACGACGGATTCCATCATTCCCAGCGTCTGCTGCGAAGCAGACCGGGAGATCACCTGCGTCGCCTTGGGCTTCGGAACATCGGTCATGGTTCCGTCGGCCTGCTTGCAGCCGTCGATCAGCTGCAGCGGGATGCGCTTGCCCCCGTTCGCGAGCGCCTGGTACGCGCTCACCATTTGGATCTGGGTCGCCGAGACGCCCTGGCCGAACATCGTCGCGTACTTGGTCTGGTCGTCCCACGAGCTGACCGGGTGCAGGATGCCCGACGATTCGCCCGGGAAGTCGATGCCGGTGTCCTGCCCGATCCCGAAGGCCTTCAGATAGTTGTAACGGACCGTGTCGTCCATTTTGCTGCCGAGGATCGACATGCCGGTGTTCGACGACAGCATGAGCACGCCGGTCAGCGTGAGCCGTTCGGTGTCGTGGAAGCCCGAGTCGTGGAGGTCGGCCCCGTGGCCGGAGACGAAGCGGTACGGCGCCATGACCTGGGACGCCGGGGTCGCTTTGCCGTTGTCGATGAGCGCGGACGCGGTGAGCGCCTTGAAAGTGGAGCCCGGCTCGTACGGGGTCGTGAACGGCAGCGCACCCCAGTAGTTCGACGGCGTCCCGTCGACGTTGTTCGGATCGACGGACGGGTATTGCGCCACGGCGCGGAGCTTGCCGGTCTTGACCTCGGCCACGGTCACGAAGCCGAACTTCGCACCGAGCGCCGGCACGACCTGGGCGAGCTCCTGCTGGGCGAACCACTGCAGGTCGCTGTCGATCGTGGTGACCAGCTGGCCGCCGTTCTTCGCCGGCTTCTCGACGACCGTGCTTCCCGGGATGGCCACACCGTCGGCGCCGAGCTGCGATGTCTCCTTGCCGTTCTGGCCGGCGAGGCACGCGTTCTGACTCAGCTCCAGTCCGGCCTGCGCCTGACCCTCCCCACTGACGAAACCGACCAGGTTGCCGCCGACGGCGCCGTTCGGATAGGTGCGGGACGGTGTCTTCGTGAAGCTCAGCCACGGGATGTTCAGCTTGTCCAGCTGGTCGAACATCGTCACATCCATGCCCGACTTCACCAGGGCGTACTTGGACTGCGGATCCGACTTGAGCGCGTTCTGGATGAGCGCGAGGATCGCTGGTCCGCCCTTGCCGGTGATGCGGCCGATGTCGTTCACGGCCTTCGTCAGCGTGGACTGCCCATCCTGTTTCGCCGCCTCGTTCGCATCGAATGGCGACAGGGCCGCCGTGTACCGCCAGACGCTCCCGGCCAGGGTGTTCCCGGCTTCGTCCACGATGTCGCCGCGGATGCCGTACAGAGGCTGCGAGTACGACTTCGCGTTCACCGACTGCCGTTGCAGTTCGTCGGCACGCACGACCTGGATGTCCACCAGCTTGCCGCCGAGAACACCGACGGTCACGACGATGGCGGCAACCGTGACGGCCGTTCGGCGCCGCATCGACTTGCGGGTCATCACTGTGCTGGTCGTCCTTCCGTCAGCGTCACCAGTCCGCGTCGCGTCGGTGTCGCGTCCATGTCACGTCAGTGCGTCACCGGCGTCGGCAGCGCTCCGTTCAACGGTAGGGTCGTGGGCGCCGCGGGCGTGGCAGGCACGCTCGTGCTTGATGTATTCACAGTCTTCGGCGTCTTCGGGGGTGCCGCGTGCTGGTTCACCAGCGGGACGCCCGCCAGCAACGCGTTCGGAACCAGGTTGCCCTGGCCGCCCGTGACGGTTCCGGCAGCGGATGACGCGGCCTCGGGCGCGCCGAGGATCGCGCCGTCGGAGAGCCGGAGGTACGCGGGGCTGCTGTTGCTCACCATGCCGAGGGCGTTCGCACTGGCCGCCAGGTATTGGGGCGAGGCGAGGCGGTCGAGATCCTCCGACGCGGCCTGGTAGTCCCGCTGCAGTTGCTTCTGGCTGTCCTGGAGGGTGTTGAGCTGGTACGCACCCTGCGAGATCGTGATGCTCAGCAGAAGCTGCGCGATGACGATGGCGAGGAGGGTCGCGACAGCTACGATCGCGTAGACCGTGCGCGGACGAGCGCGACGCTGGCCGCGCGTCGAGACGACCTCGAGGTGGCTCGTGTGCTCCTCGTCGTGGGTGAGGGGCGCGGTTCGACCGATCCACAGCGCCCGGCGGTCTTCAGCCACGTTCGTGCTCATGAGCCCCTCCTCACTCGTTCGGCTGCTCGCAGGCGGACCGGAGTCGCGCGCGGGTTGGCCGCCTTCTCGTCGTCGTCCGCGAGCTCGGCGCCGCGGATCAGCAGTTTCAGTTCAGGTCGGTGCTCAGGGAGCTCGACCGGCAGGCCGGCGGGAGCACTCGAGGTCGATTTCGCCTGGAGGACGCGCTTGACGATGCGGTCCTCGAGCGACTGGTAGGCCTCGACGACGATCCGTCCGCCGACGGCGAGGGCGTCGATCGCAGCCGGTATCGCGCGCTCGAGCACGGCCAGCTCCTGATTGACCTCGATGCGCAGCGCCTGGAACACGCGCTTCGCCGGGTGCCCCTGACGTTGGACAGCGACCGGCGTCGCCTGCGTGATCACATCGACCAGCTGCGCCGAGCGGACGAACGGATGCTCCTGCCGGGCTTCGACGATGCGGTGCGCGTACCGCTGCGCCAGCTTCTCTTCGCCGTAGTCGCGGAAGATGCGCCGCAGGTCCGCTTCGCTGTAGGTCGCGAGAATCGTCTCTGCCGTCAGCTCGCTCGTCGAATCCATACGCATGTCGAGCGGGGCATCCTTCGAGTAGGAGAACCCCCGATCGACCCGGTCCAGCTGGAGGGAGGAGACACCCAGGTCGAACAGCACCCCGTCGATCTCGTCGAAACCCAGCTCGTGCACCGCATCTGCGATCCCGTCGTAGACCGTGTGCACCAGGTGTACGCGGTCGCCGAAACGGCCGAGCCGTTCTCCGGCGATCGCCAGCGCCTCCGGGTCGCGGTCGAGGCCGACGAGCACCAGTTCGGGGAAACGCTCGAGGAACGCCTCCGAGTGTCCGCCCATGCCGAGCGTGGCATCGACGAAGACCGCGCCGGGAGCCTGGAGCGCCGGTGCGAGCAGTTCGACGCAGCGCTCGAGGAGGACTGGCGTGTGGAGACGGTCTGCGGGAGTGTTGTCGGTCATGGCGGCGGGTGCTGCTCCTGATTCCTGATCCCCATCCATTCCGACCTGGCACCGGGGAAGTGTGTCAGGGCGGCGAATGGCTGGGAGTCAGGCGCCAGGGCTAGAAGAGTCCCGGGATCACCTCCTCCGTCGTGTTCGCGAATGAAGCCTCCTGCTCAGCGAGGTAGGTCTCCCATGCCTCTGCGTCCCAGATCTCTGCACGACTGCCGGCGCCGATGACGACCAGGTCGCGGTCGAGCCCCGCGTAGCTGCGAAGCGACTGGGGAACCGTCACGCGGTTCTGCTTGTCGGGTGTCTCGGCGCTGGCACCGGACAGGAACACACGGAGATAGTCACGGGCCTGCTTGCTGGTGACGGGCGCCTGACGGATCTTCTCGTGCAGCGACTCGAACTCGCGCTGGCTGAAGACGTACACGCAATGCTCCTGGCCGCGGGTCATCACGATGCCGGAGGCGAGCTCATCCCGGAATTTGGCCGGCAGGATGATGCGGCCTTTTTCGTCGAGCTTCGGAGAGTACGTGCCAAGGAACATCGGCTTCTCCCCCCACTCTTCCGGCCAAGGTTGCGGTGTGACTCCACTTTACTCCACTACCATCCACGATTCAATGAAATATGCTCGCTTAGCCCCACATTGGGGTCATTCGGCCGCCAAATATCAGGGATTTCAGCGGTGGAGGAAAATGGAGGCCCCGGGAGCCGGCCGAGGCCTCCAGGCACAAAAAAAGGGGCCGATCCGAAGATCGACCCAGATTCTGTTCCGCCGATGGAGGCGGGTGGAGGAGCGCCTAGTTGTTGTGGCCGTCCTGCCGCTTGTCCCACCGGTCGTTGAGCTTGTCCATGAAGCCCGGCTGCGCGGAGCTACTGCCGCCGTTGTGGTTGGCCGGGCGATCGGTCACGTCTTCCGGCGCTGCCGAACTGCGACGTGGCGGAGCGATTGCCAGGAGCACCCCGGCGAACATCAGGACGAATCCCACGACGCCGACGATCGGCACCTGGATGAACACGCCTGTGATGAGCACGCCGACCCCGACGACCGCGAGCAGGATGCCGAGGACGATCGACCGGTATGCTGGTCGACCCCGTCTGCCGCCCACTGTGGCTACGAAGTCTGCATCGTTGTGATAGAGGCTGCGCTCCATCTCTTCGAGGAGGCGCTGCTCGTGTTCTGAAAGCGGCATCCAGGTCCCCCTCTGCTCGGGTTCGACGCGTTGTGAAGCTGATTCTAACCCCGCTGGGGTAGCTAGGCTAGGCGTGTGGGAGAAAGCATACGATTCGTCGACCTGGTGCAGTCCCGAATCGATGATTTCCTCGACACCCGCTCCCCCATTCTCGTCTCGATCGGTGCCGAACTCTCCCCGATCCAAGCGTTCTCTCGGGACTTTCTCAGCGGCGGAAAGAGGTTCCGCGCCCTGTTCTGCTATTGGGGCTGGCAGAGTGCACGGTCCGTCGGTTCCGACCCCGATTCGGCATTCGTCGAATCGACCGGAGCGCTTGCTCCCGTGGTCTCGGCTGCAGGCGCACTCGAGCTCTTCCACGCCGCAGCTCTCGTCCACGACGACATCATCGACAACTCGGACACCCGCCGCGGTTCTCCGGCGGCCCATCGTCGATTCGAGACACTTCACCGTCAGGAGGGCTGGACCGGCGATCCAGCCGATTTCGGGTCGAGCGCCGCGCTCCTTCTCGGCGACCTGCTGCTCAGCTGGAGTGACGAACTCTTCGACGAAGGACTTCAGGAGCTCCCCAGCGCTTCCGGTCGCCGTGCCGCCCGTGCGGAGTTCAACCGGATGCGCATCGAGGTGACCGCCGGCCAGTATCTGGACATCCTCGAGGAGCGCGCCTGGAACACTCAGGACGAAGCCGAGCATCTGTCGCGCGCCGAGCGGGTGATCGTATACAAATCGGCCAAATACAGCGTCGAAGCACCGCTCGTCATCGGAGCCCAACTGGCCGGTGCGACGGTCGGGCAGATCGACTCCCTGCGGAGCTTCGGGCTGCCTCTCGGTATCGCGTACCAGCTGCGAGACGACCTGCTCGGAGTCTTCGGCGATGCATCGGTCACCGGCAAGCCGAGCGGCGACGACCTCCGTGAGGGCAAGCGCACGGTGCTCATCGCGCTGGCGAGGAAGCAACTGTCGAACGGGCAGCGACGACTCCTCGACGAACTCCTCGGCGACCCCGACCTCACCGCGCAGCAGGTGGACATGTTGCAGCGCACCATTCGGGAGAGCGGCGCAGTCGATGCCATCGAGGCCATGATCGCCGAGAACGTCGAGCGTGCCATCGCCGCAGTCGATGCCGCCCCTTTGGCGGCGCAGGCCCGTTTCCAACTCAGGGAACTCGCAACCACGGTCACCCGACGCGACTTCTGACGCGAACCTGTCCGCGTCTACGTGTCGGCATCGGCCTGGGCCGCTGTTGCGCGTCGAGTTCTCGCGGCGGTATCAGCGCGAATTGGCCCGGATCCCTTGCCCGTACCACTCTCCAACCGTTGTTGTGAAGAAGCAGATGGTGATGGCGGCAGAGCAGTACCCCGTCGTCGAGGTCGGTGCGCCCACCGGCGGCCCAGGGGTCGATGTGATGCGCTTCCGTCCAGGACGGCGGCCGATCGCACCCCGGCCACCGGCATCCGCCATCCCGTTCGGCGAGTGCGACGCGCTGCGAACCCGTGAACAGCCTGCGTGCGCGGCCGACGTCGAGCACTTCACTCGCTCCGCCGAACACGATGGGGAGGACACCCGCGTCGCACGCGATTCGTCGCGCAGTCGCCGCGCTGATCGGCTCCGCCGACGTCTCGTGCCTCGGCTGACGTCGTTCAGCTCACGCCGGAGATCTGTGTAATCGACCGAGACCCGAACTGCCGGCTTCGTCGCACCGAAGACGCGGCTGTCGTCGACTTCCCCTGCTATCCGCACCATCTCGACGACCGCATCGACTGCGAGTTGACCCACCGAACGGCCGTCGTCGACGACGCCCTCGGCTCGCCTCCTGTCGCCGACCTCGATGAACCTCGGACCACCCCGTCGGGGCGCCGTCACGGCATCGACGGCCGAGACGATCACTGCGGCCGACTCCGGGTCGAGGAGACCGCTGAGCCTCCGCATCCCGTCGATCTCGGGACCGATGCGGAGGAATCGCTTCTCACGCAGCACCTGCTCCCGCTCCGCAACGCCCTGTCGGTCGAGCGTGTCACGCGCCGAGGCAGCCATACGCGCGACTGCGTCCGAGTGGGTGCTCCGTGATTCACGGGCGAGGGCCCCGATCACCGACCCGAAGGCGGACGGGTCGACCGAGCCGGAAACCGGACTCAGCGACCTGAGGATGCCGTCAGCGGCATCCAACGCAATCGTTGCGTCGAGCAGCCCGGCGACAACCGGGCCGAATTCCACGCCCTGGGCGCCGACTCCTGGTTCGTCGACCGCGCCGCCGGACGCTGCAGCGATCGCAGACCCGACCCTCACCAGTGCGGCGGCCTCGCGGTAGCTCGACCCGGACAGCTGCCGCACCAACGATGCAGCGTTGCGATGCCCGTGCCGTGCCGCCAGGCCGGAATGCCCGGCCTCGCGCCCCGATCTGGTCGCGATCTCTCCCGCCAGCCGGGCACTCGCCGCGTCGACCAATCGCTTGAGCCGGGACACGTCGACCATGCGCCCCTGGAGCTCCCTGTCGGAAAGCACCGCCGGCTCCCCGACAAGGTCGTTCAGAGCAGAGCCGAGCAACGTTTCGCATGAAGCCTCGCCTCGGTTGCGCTGGTCGGTGGTCATGCCTTGAGTCAACCAGCCGCGACAACGGCGCGAAGGGCCGCGCTGCGATCGGTTGAGAGCAGATGCGTCGGGTCGATTGTGGAGGAGCCGCAGCTCAGACGGGCGAGGAACCGGACGCGCCGGCTGAGTACACCGCAACCAGTGAACCTTCGAACTGGGCGACCGAGCGAAGCGTCCCATATCGTTCATCCCAGGTCCCGTCAGCGAGGTCCCGGCCCAACTCCTGTTCGAAGCGTTCGTGAACATCCGCCGGAACGAAGCTCCACGCCGAGTTCGCGCGGCGGGCGCCCGGGTCGAGCAGCAGCTCGGGCCGGCCGTAGTAGGCCTCGCCGAAGCCGTCCACGCATGCCAGCGGAACCGGCACGGGCTCGACGATCGCGTCGTCACCGAGAATCCTCGCGATTCGCCGCGGCGCCGGGTAACGTCGGCGCTCGACCTCGATCACCTCCGGCGCATAGTCGACCAGCCAGAAGCGGTCGAGGGCGTCTGGATCGCACGTCAGGACGACCACCGGCCCCCTCGTGACCCGTCGCAGTTCCGACAGCCCGCGTTTCAGGTCGCGCCACTGGTGCACTGAGAACGTCGACATCCCGCCATCGAACTCGTCGTCGCGGAACGGCAGGTCCTCCGCCAACGCGTCCACGGCTGCCGGCAATTGGCCGCCTCGCTGCGATCGCATCACC
It encodes the following:
- a CDS encoding class I SAM-dependent methyltransferase, which gives rise to MNESASSRASPADREAVPRGGDADYGVIGTEYAHYRREEPAIAAVIHRMLGSAVTVVNVGAGAGSYEPRGRRVTAIEPSAVMRSQRGGQLPAAVDALAEDLPFRDDEFDGGMSTFSVHQWRDLKRGLSELRRVTRGPVVVLTCDPDALDRFWLVDYAPEVIEVERRRYPAPRRIARILGDDAIVEPVPVPLACVDGFGEAYYGRPELLLDPGARRANSAWSFVPADVHERFEQELGRDLADGTWDERYGTLRSVAQFEGSLVAVYSAGASGSSPV